One Rosa chinensis cultivar Old Blush chromosome 3, RchiOBHm-V2, whole genome shotgun sequence DNA window includes the following coding sequences:
- the LOC112195055 gene encoding uncharacterized protein LOC112195055 isoform X7, protein MSRQNFNRPGRPKYISSQPITQSLYNPSLTPLPNSVYPNSLSELILILDQEMEEKSKLEVTLIGEADPDASASSSSSSSAEQVAAMLHESESESEKKIESDDSEMVKKTESASVSFLFSEPAIRFWFCRKLIRVWFCFAKQSESEKGDIVETEASKVKTAVLGPPGPKFSEPAIRASPRRSTSSRLRLKLMALRARSGLLCLVVLVPKSHRELPLISYKDSMAETR, encoded by the exons ATGAGTCGCCAAAATTTTAACCGACCCGGGAGACCCAAATACATTTCCAGCCAGCCCATCACCCAGTCCCTATACAATCCCTCTCTCACCCCACTTCCCAATTCTGTTTACCCTAATTCCCTTTCCGAATTGATCCTCATCCTCGATCAAGAAATGGAGGAGAAATCTAAGCTTGAGGTTACGTTGATCGGAGAAGCAGATCCAGATGCTAGCGCTTCCTCGTCTTCAAGCTCCTCTGCTGAACAGGTAGCAGCTATGCTGCACGAGAGTGAGAGCGAATCTGAGAAGAAGATCGAGTCCGATGACTCCGAAATGGTGAAGAAGACTGAGAGTGCCTCTGTAAGTTTTCTGTTTTCAGAGCCTGcaattaggttttggttttgtagaaaattgattcgtgtttggttttgtttcgcgAAGCAGAGCGAGTCCGAGAAGGGTGACATCGTCGAGACTGAAGCGAGCAAGGTGAAGACTGCCGTGCTTGGTCCTCCCGGTCCCAAGTTTTCGGAGCCTGCAATTAG AGCGAGTCCGAGAAGGTCGACATCGTCGAGACTGAGACTGAAGCTGATGGCTCTGAGAGCAAGGTCAGGACTGCTGTGCTTGGTCGTCCTGGTCCCAAAATCACATCG GGAGTTGCCTCTCATCTCCTACAAGGATAGCATGGCGGAGACCAGATAG
- the LOC112195055 gene encoding uncharacterized protein LOC112195055 isoform X6, with protein MSRQNFNRPGRPKYISSQPITQSLYNPSLTPLPNSVYPNSLSELILILDQEMEEKSKLEVTLIGEADPDASASSSSSSSAEQVAAMLHESESESEKKIESDDSEMVKKTESASVSFLFSEPAIRFWFCRKLIRVWFCFAKQSESEKGDIVETEASKVKTAVLGPPGPKFSEPAISRASPRRSTSSRLRLKLMALRARSGLLCLVVLVPKSHRELPLISYKDSMAETR; from the exons ATGAGTCGCCAAAATTTTAACCGACCCGGGAGACCCAAATACATTTCCAGCCAGCCCATCACCCAGTCCCTATACAATCCCTCTCTCACCCCACTTCCCAATTCTGTTTACCCTAATTCCCTTTCCGAATTGATCCTCATCCTCGATCAAGAAATGGAGGAGAAATCTAAGCTTGAGGTTACGTTGATCGGAGAAGCAGATCCAGATGCTAGCGCTTCCTCGTCTTCAAGCTCCTCTGCTGAACAGGTAGCAGCTATGCTGCACGAGAGTGAGAGCGAATCTGAGAAGAAGATCGAGTCCGATGACTCCGAAATGGTGAAGAAGACTGAGAGTGCCTCTGTAAGTTTTCTGTTTTCAGAGCCTGcaattaggttttggttttgtagaaaattgattcgtgtttggttttgtttcgcgAAGCAGAGCGAGTCCGAGAAGGGTGACATCGTCGAGACTGAAGCGAGCAAGGTGAAGACTGCCGTGCTTGGTCCTCCCGGTCCCAAGTTTTCGGAGCCTGCAATTAG CAGAGCGAGTCCGAGAAGGTCGACATCGTCGAGACTGAGACTGAAGCTGATGGCTCTGAGAGCAAGGTCAGGACTGCTGTGCTTGGTCGTCCTGGTCCCAAAATCACATCG GGAGTTGCCTCTCATCTCCTACAAGGATAGCATGGCGGAGACCAGATAG
- the LOC112195055 gene encoding uncharacterized protein LOC112195055 isoform X9, translated as MSRQNFNRPGRPKYISSQPITQSLYNPSLTPLPNSVYPNSLSELILILDQEMEEKSKLEVTLIGEADPDASASSSSSSSAEQVAAMLHESESESEKKIESDDSEMVKKTESASSESEKGDIVETEASKVKTAVLGPPGPKFSEPAISRASPRRSTSSRLRLKLMALRARSGLLCLVVLVPKSHRIDLCEFSNLSNPKHVKHLHGFSSKHRYEYITDTGWFRRK; from the exons ATGAGTCGCCAAAATTTTAACCGACCCGGGAGACCCAAATACATTTCCAGCCAGCCCATCACCCAGTCCCTATACAATCCCTCTCTCACCCCACTTCCCAATTCTGTTTACCCTAATTCCCTTTCCGAATTGATCCTCATCCTCGATCAAGAAATGGAGGAGAAATCTAAGCTTGAGGTTACGTTGATCGGAGAAGCAGATCCAGATGCTAGCGCTTCCTCGTCTTCAAGCTCCTCTGCTGAACAGGTAGCAGCTATGCTGCACGAGAGTGAGAGCGAATCTGAGAAGAAGATCGAGTCCGATGACTCCGAAATGGTGAAGAAGACTGAGAGTGCCTCT AGCGAGTCCGAGAAGGGTGACATCGTCGAGACTGAAGCGAGCAAGGTGAAGACTGCCGTGCTTGGTCCTCCCGGTCCCAAGTTTTCGGAGCCTGCAATTAG CAGAGCGAGTCCGAGAAGGTCGACATCGTCGAGACTGAGACTGAAGCTGATGGCTCTGAGAGCAAGGTCAGGACTGCTGTGCTTGGTCGTCCTGGTCCCAAAATCACATCG GATTGATCTTTGTGAATTTTCAAATCTTTCCAATCCAAAACATGTGAAGCATCTTCATGGTTTTTCTTCAAAACACAGATATGAATACATCACGGACACCGGATGGTTTAGGCGGAAGTGA
- the LOC112195055 gene encoding uncharacterized protein LOC112195055 isoform X11: protein MSRQNFNRPGRPKYISSQPITQSLYNPSLTPLPNSVYPNSLSELILILDQEMEEKSKLEVTLIGEADPDASASSSSSSSAEQVAAMLHESESESEKKIESDDSEMVKKTESASSESEKGDIVETEASKVKTAVLGPPGPKFSEPAIRASPRRSTSSRLRLKLMALRARSGLLCLVVLVPKSHRIDLCEFSNLSNPKHVKHLHGFSSKHRYEYITDTGWFRRK from the exons ATGAGTCGCCAAAATTTTAACCGACCCGGGAGACCCAAATACATTTCCAGCCAGCCCATCACCCAGTCCCTATACAATCCCTCTCTCACCCCACTTCCCAATTCTGTTTACCCTAATTCCCTTTCCGAATTGATCCTCATCCTCGATCAAGAAATGGAGGAGAAATCTAAGCTTGAGGTTACGTTGATCGGAGAAGCAGATCCAGATGCTAGCGCTTCCTCGTCTTCAAGCTCCTCTGCTGAACAGGTAGCAGCTATGCTGCACGAGAGTGAGAGCGAATCTGAGAAGAAGATCGAGTCCGATGACTCCGAAATGGTGAAGAAGACTGAGAGTGCCTCT AGCGAGTCCGAGAAGGGTGACATCGTCGAGACTGAAGCGAGCAAGGTGAAGACTGCCGTGCTTGGTCCTCCCGGTCCCAAGTTTTCGGAGCCTGCAATTAG AGCGAGTCCGAGAAGGTCGACATCGTCGAGACTGAGACTGAAGCTGATGGCTCTGAGAGCAAGGTCAGGACTGCTGTGCTTGGTCGTCCTGGTCCCAAAATCACATCG GATTGATCTTTGTGAATTTTCAAATCTTTCCAATCCAAAACATGTGAAGCATCTTCATGGTTTTTCTTCAAAACACAGATATGAATACATCACGGACACCGGATGGTTTAGGCGGAAGTGA
- the LOC112195055 gene encoding uncharacterized protein LOC112195055 isoform X10 — MSRQNFNRPGRPKYISSQPITQSLYNPSLTPLPNSVYPNSLSELILILDQEMEEKSKLEVTLIGEADPDASASSSSSSSAEQVAAMLHESESESEKKIESDDSEMVKKTESASQSESEKGDIVETEASKVKTAVLGPPGPKFSEPAIRASPRRSTSSRLRLKLMALRARSGLLCLVVLVPKSHRIDLCEFSNLSNPKHVKHLHGFSSKHRYEYITDTGWFRRK, encoded by the exons ATGAGTCGCCAAAATTTTAACCGACCCGGGAGACCCAAATACATTTCCAGCCAGCCCATCACCCAGTCCCTATACAATCCCTCTCTCACCCCACTTCCCAATTCTGTTTACCCTAATTCCCTTTCCGAATTGATCCTCATCCTCGATCAAGAAATGGAGGAGAAATCTAAGCTTGAGGTTACGTTGATCGGAGAAGCAGATCCAGATGCTAGCGCTTCCTCGTCTTCAAGCTCCTCTGCTGAACAGGTAGCAGCTATGCTGCACGAGAGTGAGAGCGAATCTGAGAAGAAGATCGAGTCCGATGACTCCGAAATGGTGAAGAAGACTGAGAGTGCCTCT CAGAGCGAGTCCGAGAAGGGTGACATCGTCGAGACTGAAGCGAGCAAGGTGAAGACTGCCGTGCTTGGTCCTCCCGGTCCCAAGTTTTCGGAGCCTGCAATTAG AGCGAGTCCGAGAAGGTCGACATCGTCGAGACTGAGACTGAAGCTGATGGCTCTGAGAGCAAGGTCAGGACTGCTGTGCTTGGTCGTCCTGGTCCCAAAATCACATCG GATTGATCTTTGTGAATTTTCAAATCTTTCCAATCCAAAACATGTGAAGCATCTTCATGGTTTTTCTTCAAAACACAGATATGAATACATCACGGACACCGGATGGTTTAGGCGGAAGTGA
- the LOC112195055 gene encoding uncharacterized protein LOC112195055 isoform X1 codes for MSRQNFNRPGRPKYISSQPITQSLYNPSLTPLPNSVYPNSLSELILILDQEMEEKSKLEVTLIGEADPDASASSSSSSSAEQVAAMLHESESESEKKIESDDSEMVKKTESASVSFLFSEPAIRFWFCRKLIRVWFCFAKQSESEKGDIVETEASKVKTAVLGPPGPKFSEPAIRASPRRSTSSRLRLKLMALRARSGLLCLVVLVPKSHRIDLCEFSNLSNPKHVKHLHGFSSKHRYEYITDTGWFRRK; via the exons ATGAGTCGCCAAAATTTTAACCGACCCGGGAGACCCAAATACATTTCCAGCCAGCCCATCACCCAGTCCCTATACAATCCCTCTCTCACCCCACTTCCCAATTCTGTTTACCCTAATTCCCTTTCCGAATTGATCCTCATCCTCGATCAAGAAATGGAGGAGAAATCTAAGCTTGAGGTTACGTTGATCGGAGAAGCAGATCCAGATGCTAGCGCTTCCTCGTCTTCAAGCTCCTCTGCTGAACAGGTAGCAGCTATGCTGCACGAGAGTGAGAGCGAATCTGAGAAGAAGATCGAGTCCGATGACTCCGAAATGGTGAAGAAGACTGAGAGTGCCTCTGTAAGTTTTCTGTTTTCAGAGCCTGcaattaggttttggttttgtagaaaattgattcgtgtttggttttgtttcgcgAAGCAGAGCGAGTCCGAGAAGGGTGACATCGTCGAGACTGAAGCGAGCAAGGTGAAGACTGCCGTGCTTGGTCCTCCCGGTCCCAAGTTTTCGGAGCCTGCAATTAG AGCGAGTCCGAGAAGGTCGACATCGTCGAGACTGAGACTGAAGCTGATGGCTCTGAGAGCAAGGTCAGGACTGCTGTGCTTGGTCGTCCTGGTCCCAAAATCACATCG GATTGATCTTTGTGAATTTTCAAATCTTTCCAATCCAAAACATGTGAAGCATCTTCATGGTTTTTCTTCAAAACACAGATATGAATACATCACGGACACCGGATGGTTTAGGCGGAAGTGA
- the LOC112195055 gene encoding uncharacterized protein LOC112195055 isoform X8, producing MSRQNFNRPGRPKYISSQPITQSLYNPSLTPLPNSVYPNSLSELILILDQEMEEKSKLEVTLIGEADPDASASSSSSSSAEQVAAMLHESESESEKKIESDDSEMVKKTESASVSFLFSEPAIRFWFCRKLIRVWFCFAKQSESEKGDIVETEASKVKTAVLGPPGPKFSEPAISRASPRRSTSSRLRLKLMALRARSGLLCLVVLVPKSHRYEYITDTGWFRRK from the exons ATGAGTCGCCAAAATTTTAACCGACCCGGGAGACCCAAATACATTTCCAGCCAGCCCATCACCCAGTCCCTATACAATCCCTCTCTCACCCCACTTCCCAATTCTGTTTACCCTAATTCCCTTTCCGAATTGATCCTCATCCTCGATCAAGAAATGGAGGAGAAATCTAAGCTTGAGGTTACGTTGATCGGAGAAGCAGATCCAGATGCTAGCGCTTCCTCGTCTTCAAGCTCCTCTGCTGAACAGGTAGCAGCTATGCTGCACGAGAGTGAGAGCGAATCTGAGAAGAAGATCGAGTCCGATGACTCCGAAATGGTGAAGAAGACTGAGAGTGCCTCTGTAAGTTTTCTGTTTTCAGAGCCTGcaattaggttttggttttgtagaaaattgattcgtgtttggttttgtttcgcgAAGCAGAGCGAGTCCGAGAAGGGTGACATCGTCGAGACTGAAGCGAGCAAGGTGAAGACTGCCGTGCTTGGTCCTCCCGGTCCCAAGTTTTCGGAGCCTGCAATTAG CAGAGCGAGTCCGAGAAGGTCGACATCGTCGAGACTGAGACTGAAGCTGATGGCTCTGAGAGCAAGGTCAGGACTGCTGTGCTTGGTCGTCCTGGTCCCAAAATCACATCG ATATGAATACATCACGGACACCGGATGGTTTAGGCGGAAGTGA
- the LOC112195055 gene encoding uncharacterized protein LOC112195055 isoform X13 — MSRQNFNRPGRPKYISSQPITQSLYNPSLTPLPNSVYPNSLSELILILDQEMEEKSKLEVTLIGEADPDASASSSSSSSAEQVAAMLHESESESEKKIESDDSEMVKKTESASVSFLFSEPAIRASPRRSTSSRLRLKLMALRARSGLLCLVVLVPKSHRQVKEVLKITSSAGKEAGDIAIGCSFYLSSLS, encoded by the exons ATGAGTCGCCAAAATTTTAACCGACCCGGGAGACCCAAATACATTTCCAGCCAGCCCATCACCCAGTCCCTATACAATCCCTCTCTCACCCCACTTCCCAATTCTGTTTACCCTAATTCCCTTTCCGAATTGATCCTCATCCTCGATCAAGAAATGGAGGAGAAATCTAAGCTTGAGGTTACGTTGATCGGAGAAGCAGATCCAGATGCTAGCGCTTCCTCGTCTTCAAGCTCCTCTGCTGAACAGGTAGCAGCTATGCTGCACGAGAGTGAGAGCGAATCTGAGAAGAAGATCGAGTCCGATGACTCCGAAATGGTGAAGAAGACTGAGAGTGCCTCTGTAAGTTTTCTGTTTTCAGAGCCTGcaattag AGCGAGTCCGAGAAGGTCGACATCGTCGAGACTGAGACTGAAGCTGATGGCTCTGAGAGCAAGGTCAGGACTGCTGTGCTTGGTCGTCCTGGTCCCAAAATCACATCG TCAAGTGAAAGAGGTCTTAAAGATAACAAGTTCAGCTGGAAAAGAGGCGGGAGATATTGCTATCGGGTGCTCATTCTATTTGAGTTCACTTTCGTAA
- the LOC112195055 gene encoding uncharacterized protein LOC112195055 isoform X12, with product MSRQNFNRPGRPKYISSQPITQSLYNPSLTPLPNSVYPNSLSELILILDQEMEEKSKLEVTLIGEADPDASASSSSSSSAEQVAAMLHESESESEKKIESDDSEMVKKTESASVSFLFSEPAIRASPRRSTSSRLRLKLMALRARSGLLCLVVLVPKSHRSQVKEVLKITSSAGKEAGDIAIGCSFYLSSLS from the exons ATGAGTCGCCAAAATTTTAACCGACCCGGGAGACCCAAATACATTTCCAGCCAGCCCATCACCCAGTCCCTATACAATCCCTCTCTCACCCCACTTCCCAATTCTGTTTACCCTAATTCCCTTTCCGAATTGATCCTCATCCTCGATCAAGAAATGGAGGAGAAATCTAAGCTTGAGGTTACGTTGATCGGAGAAGCAGATCCAGATGCTAGCGCTTCCTCGTCTTCAAGCTCCTCTGCTGAACAGGTAGCAGCTATGCTGCACGAGAGTGAGAGCGAATCTGAGAAGAAGATCGAGTCCGATGACTCCGAAATGGTGAAGAAGACTGAGAGTGCCTCTGTAAGTTTTCTGTTTTCAGAGCCTGcaattag AGCGAGTCCGAGAAGGTCGACATCGTCGAGACTGAGACTGAAGCTGATGGCTCTGAGAGCAAGGTCAGGACTGCTGTGCTTGGTCGTCCTGGTCCCAAAATCACATCG TAGTCAAGTGAAAGAGGTCTTAAAGATAACAAGTTCAGCTGGAAAAGAGGCGGGAGATATTGCTATCGGGTGCTCATTCTATTTGAGTTCACTTTCGTAA
- the LOC112195055 gene encoding uncharacterized protein LOC112195055 isoform X5 produces MSRQNFNRPGRPKYISSQPITQSLYNPSLTPLPNSVYPNSLSELILILDQEMEEKSKLEVTLIGEADPDASASSSSSSSAEQVAAMLHESESESEKKIESDDSEMVKKTESASVSFLFSEPAIRFWFCRKLIRVWFCFAKQSESEKGDIVETEASKVKTAVLGPPGPKFSEPAIRASPRRSTSSRLRLKLMALRARSGLLCLVVLVPKSHRQVKEVLKITSSAGKEAGDIAIGCSFYLSSLS; encoded by the exons ATGAGTCGCCAAAATTTTAACCGACCCGGGAGACCCAAATACATTTCCAGCCAGCCCATCACCCAGTCCCTATACAATCCCTCTCTCACCCCACTTCCCAATTCTGTTTACCCTAATTCCCTTTCCGAATTGATCCTCATCCTCGATCAAGAAATGGAGGAGAAATCTAAGCTTGAGGTTACGTTGATCGGAGAAGCAGATCCAGATGCTAGCGCTTCCTCGTCTTCAAGCTCCTCTGCTGAACAGGTAGCAGCTATGCTGCACGAGAGTGAGAGCGAATCTGAGAAGAAGATCGAGTCCGATGACTCCGAAATGGTGAAGAAGACTGAGAGTGCCTCTGTAAGTTTTCTGTTTTCAGAGCCTGcaattaggttttggttttgtagaaaattgattcgtgtttggttttgtttcgcgAAGCAGAGCGAGTCCGAGAAGGGTGACATCGTCGAGACTGAAGCGAGCAAGGTGAAGACTGCCGTGCTTGGTCCTCCCGGTCCCAAGTTTTCGGAGCCTGCAATTAG AGCGAGTCCGAGAAGGTCGACATCGTCGAGACTGAGACTGAAGCTGATGGCTCTGAGAGCAAGGTCAGGACTGCTGTGCTTGGTCGTCCTGGTCCCAAAATCACATCG TCAAGTGAAAGAGGTCTTAAAGATAACAAGTTCAGCTGGAAAAGAGGCGGGAGATATTGCTATCGGGTGCTCATTCTATTTGAGTTCACTTTCGTAA
- the LOC112195055 gene encoding uncharacterized protein LOC112195055 isoform X4, translating into MSRQNFNRPGRPKYISSQPITQSLYNPSLTPLPNSVYPNSLSELILILDQEMEEKSKLEVTLIGEADPDASASSSSSSSAEQVAAMLHESESESEKKIESDDSEMVKKTESASVSFLFSEPAIRFWFCRKLIRVWFCFAKQSESEKGDIVETEASKVKTAVLGPPGPKFSEPAISRASPRRSTSSRLRLKLMALRARSGLLCLVVLVPKSHRQVKEVLKITSSAGKEAGDIAIGCSFYLSSLS; encoded by the exons ATGAGTCGCCAAAATTTTAACCGACCCGGGAGACCCAAATACATTTCCAGCCAGCCCATCACCCAGTCCCTATACAATCCCTCTCTCACCCCACTTCCCAATTCTGTTTACCCTAATTCCCTTTCCGAATTGATCCTCATCCTCGATCAAGAAATGGAGGAGAAATCTAAGCTTGAGGTTACGTTGATCGGAGAAGCAGATCCAGATGCTAGCGCTTCCTCGTCTTCAAGCTCCTCTGCTGAACAGGTAGCAGCTATGCTGCACGAGAGTGAGAGCGAATCTGAGAAGAAGATCGAGTCCGATGACTCCGAAATGGTGAAGAAGACTGAGAGTGCCTCTGTAAGTTTTCTGTTTTCAGAGCCTGcaattaggttttggttttgtagaaaattgattcgtgtttggttttgtttcgcgAAGCAGAGCGAGTCCGAGAAGGGTGACATCGTCGAGACTGAAGCGAGCAAGGTGAAGACTGCCGTGCTTGGTCCTCCCGGTCCCAAGTTTTCGGAGCCTGCAATTAG CAGAGCGAGTCCGAGAAGGTCGACATCGTCGAGACTGAGACTGAAGCTGATGGCTCTGAGAGCAAGGTCAGGACTGCTGTGCTTGGTCGTCCTGGTCCCAAAATCACATCG TCAAGTGAAAGAGGTCTTAAAGATAACAAGTTCAGCTGGAAAAGAGGCGGGAGATATTGCTATCGGGTGCTCATTCTATTTGAGTTCACTTTCGTAA
- the LOC112195055 gene encoding uncharacterized protein LOC112195055 isoform X2, with product MSRQNFNRPGRPKYISSQPITQSLYNPSLTPLPNSVYPNSLSELILILDQEMEEKSKLEVTLIGEADPDASASSSSSSSAEQVAAMLHESESESEKKIESDDSEMVKKTESASVSFLFSEPAIRFWFCRKLIRVWFCFAKQSESEKGDIVETEASKVKTAVLGPPGPKFSEPAISRASPRRSTSSRLRLKLMALRARSGLLCLVVLVPKSHRSQVKEVLKITSSAGKEAGDIAIGCSFYLSSLS from the exons ATGAGTCGCCAAAATTTTAACCGACCCGGGAGACCCAAATACATTTCCAGCCAGCCCATCACCCAGTCCCTATACAATCCCTCTCTCACCCCACTTCCCAATTCTGTTTACCCTAATTCCCTTTCCGAATTGATCCTCATCCTCGATCAAGAAATGGAGGAGAAATCTAAGCTTGAGGTTACGTTGATCGGAGAAGCAGATCCAGATGCTAGCGCTTCCTCGTCTTCAAGCTCCTCTGCTGAACAGGTAGCAGCTATGCTGCACGAGAGTGAGAGCGAATCTGAGAAGAAGATCGAGTCCGATGACTCCGAAATGGTGAAGAAGACTGAGAGTGCCTCTGTAAGTTTTCTGTTTTCAGAGCCTGcaattaggttttggttttgtagaaaattgattcgtgtttggttttgtttcgcgAAGCAGAGCGAGTCCGAGAAGGGTGACATCGTCGAGACTGAAGCGAGCAAGGTGAAGACTGCCGTGCTTGGTCCTCCCGGTCCCAAGTTTTCGGAGCCTGCAATTAG CAGAGCGAGTCCGAGAAGGTCGACATCGTCGAGACTGAGACTGAAGCTGATGGCTCTGAGAGCAAGGTCAGGACTGCTGTGCTTGGTCGTCCTGGTCCCAAAATCACATCG TAGTCAAGTGAAAGAGGTCTTAAAGATAACAAGTTCAGCTGGAAAAGAGGCGGGAGATATTGCTATCGGGTGCTCATTCTATTTGAGTTCACTTTCGTAA
- the LOC112195055 gene encoding uncharacterized protein LOC112195055 isoform X3 codes for MSRQNFNRPGRPKYISSQPITQSLYNPSLTPLPNSVYPNSLSELILILDQEMEEKSKLEVTLIGEADPDASASSSSSSSAEQVAAMLHESESESEKKIESDDSEMVKKTESASVSFLFSEPAIRFWFCRKLIRVWFCFAKQSESEKGDIVETEASKVKTAVLGPPGPKFSEPAIRASPRRSTSSRLRLKLMALRARSGLLCLVVLVPKSHRSQVKEVLKITSSAGKEAGDIAIGCSFYLSSLS; via the exons ATGAGTCGCCAAAATTTTAACCGACCCGGGAGACCCAAATACATTTCCAGCCAGCCCATCACCCAGTCCCTATACAATCCCTCTCTCACCCCACTTCCCAATTCTGTTTACCCTAATTCCCTTTCCGAATTGATCCTCATCCTCGATCAAGAAATGGAGGAGAAATCTAAGCTTGAGGTTACGTTGATCGGAGAAGCAGATCCAGATGCTAGCGCTTCCTCGTCTTCAAGCTCCTCTGCTGAACAGGTAGCAGCTATGCTGCACGAGAGTGAGAGCGAATCTGAGAAGAAGATCGAGTCCGATGACTCCGAAATGGTGAAGAAGACTGAGAGTGCCTCTGTAAGTTTTCTGTTTTCAGAGCCTGcaattaggttttggttttgtagaaaattgattcgtgtttggttttgtttcgcgAAGCAGAGCGAGTCCGAGAAGGGTGACATCGTCGAGACTGAAGCGAGCAAGGTGAAGACTGCCGTGCTTGGTCCTCCCGGTCCCAAGTTTTCGGAGCCTGCAATTAG AGCGAGTCCGAGAAGGTCGACATCGTCGAGACTGAGACTGAAGCTGATGGCTCTGAGAGCAAGGTCAGGACTGCTGTGCTTGGTCGTCCTGGTCCCAAAATCACATCG TAGTCAAGTGAAAGAGGTCTTAAAGATAACAAGTTCAGCTGGAAAAGAGGCGGGAGATATTGCTATCGGGTGCTCATTCTATTTGAGTTCACTTTCGTAA